The following are from one region of the Falco cherrug isolate bFalChe1 chromosome 19, bFalChe1.pri, whole genome shotgun sequence genome:
- the ARHGAP30 gene encoding rho GTPase-activating protein 30 isoform X1, whose protein sequence is MSLALKARQKARRKGGTKERVFGCDLLEHLQQSGQDVPQVLRSCTKFVEQHGVVDGIYRLSGVSSNIQRLRQEFDSDRCPDLQKDVYLQDIHCVSSLCKAYFRELPNPLLTYQLYDKFSDAVAIQMEEARLVKIKEVLKELPVPHYRTLEFLMRHLLHMASYSSQTNMHARNLAIVWAPNLLRSKDIEATGFNGTAAFMEVRVQSIVVEFILTHVEQLFGDAPLRGGESSRRSLLLGGGGPGDGQPPPYHVPAVLSQGDGPPPIRPYHTIIELSDHRRKGSLKAKKWRSIFNLGRSSHEAKRKLVKTEEKDDKCGKVSLRPAKSMDSLSSVPFASDGADDPRLSKKRSVKQPLQRRESFDTCPSPRESCPELDESLEDQLKGKEEQWGPESEGESSTKSEPTTPKAGQASLVAPGRSPKTTRSRAEKCAGVHISGPFSVTVPFHITSNLSRLTRGLPCPVLAQAAVGRELPASPPPPPRCSAGEPEAPEHHSGEEKADAEETRLSLELRDSFAFLDSQETWLEGVGDMEPAARSLLSDTGPGDGSGFPAIEEGMESAFMNPGEPPVEQPASYLSIEECMDEEMFFMAPSGSDAEDPAGDTDSDDMFLSAHDDLSPLVVSLEPLDQLPGEGTAPETASPPQPGADSTVVPQDKSPAPGPAGTCPVEEDAPGEGEHPGDPAGVPAEVGAPGTGQPPGEGSGGEGAADSGSSPSRTDSNTEASLEGEAGGVGSHVGAGLVPDTSAGEVEEDGAGSGPPTSEEPEEDKPQLFPASPPTSSLEEPPEEPEQPPCPGPVPEALPLPAASAAGTSATPGGSPRSPSLSASAPELCGTPPEGPQLSQAEPPGGLGHAEPAAVLRRDGSAPVRLAARTVRVQQARSVPVVPPKPQFAKVPPALQPCAPLTDGAALATAGDAAPLPQRLPSPTAPEGSPQQPGAGKAAAGARRAGWRGGGSISFDAAVAMAAEQQLAQAPVRRIQTYGGGELVPAAPKALPFHQAPLRPRLLRPLSCMAAPEGEAPGRSRLGLARPAAQVEGAALSQLQQPVGTEGAAGER, encoded by the exons ATGTCGCTGGCGCTGAAGGCCCGGCAGAAGGCGAGGCGCAAGGGCGGCACCAAGGAGCGGGTCTTCGGCTGCGACCTCCTGGAGCATCTCCAGCAGTCAGGGCAGGACG TGCCCCAGGTGCTGAGGAGCTGCACCAAGTTCGTGGAGCAGCATGGGGTGGTGGACGGCATCTACCGCCTCTCGGGCGTCTCCTCCAACATCCAGCGGCTGCG GCAGGAGTTCGACAGCGACCGCTGCCCCGACCTGCAGAAGGACGTCTACCTGCAGGACATCCACTGCGTCAGCTCCCTCTGCAAGGCGTACTTCCGCGAGCTCCCCAACCCCCTCCTCACCTACCAGCTCTATGACAAATTTTCC GACGCGGTGGCTATCCAGATGGAGGAGGCTCGCCTGGTGAAGATCAAGGAGGTGCTGAAGGAGCTGCCGGTGCCCCACTACAG GACGCTGGAGTTCCTGATGAGGCACCTCCTGCACATGGCGTCCTACAGCAGCCAGACCAACATGCACGCCAGGAACCTGGCTATCGTCTGGGCGCCCAACCTGCTGCG GTCAAAGGACATTGAGGCGACAGGGTTCAACGGCACGGCAGCATTCATGGAGGTGCGGGTCCAGTCCATTGTGGTGGAGTTCATCCTCACCCACGTCGAGCAGCTCTTCGGGGACGCGCCTCTCCGTG GTGGCGAGTCCTCCCGGCGATCCCTGCTGCTAggcgggggggggccgggggatGGGCAGCCCCCACCGTACCATGTGCCGGCCGTGCTCAGCCAGGGCGATGGGCCCCCCCCGATCCGGCCCTACCACACCATCATTGAGCTCAGCGACCACAG GAGGAAGGGGTCCCTCAAGGCCAAGAAGTGGAGGTCCATCTTCAACCTGGGCCGCTCCAGCCACGAGGCCAAGCGCAAGCTGGTGAAGACAGAGGAGAAAG ATGACAAGTGCGGTAAAGTGAGCTTGCGGCCAGCCAAGAGCATGGACTCGCTCAGCTCCGTCCCCTTCGCCAGTGACG GTGCAGATGACCCTCGGCTGAGCAAGAAGCGGTCAGTGAAGCAGCCGCTGCAGCGCCGGGAGAGCTTCGACACCTGCCCGTCGCCACGGGAGAGCTGCCCCGAGCTGGATGAGAGTCTGGAGGACCAgctgaaggggaaggaggagcagtGGGGCCCTGAGTCGGAGGGTGAAAGCAGCACCAAGTCAGAGCCCACCACCCCCAAAGCCGGCCAGGCCTCACTGGTGGCCCCCGGCCGCTCACCCAAGACCACCCGCAGCCGTGCTGAGAAGTGTGCGGGGGTCCACATCTCTGGCCCCTTCTCCGTCACCGTCCCCTTCCACATCACCTCCAACCTCTCCCGCCTGACGCGGGGGCTGCCGTGCCCAGTGCTGGCCCAGGCGGCCGTGGGCAGAGAGCTGCCcgccagccccccgccgcccccccgctgCTCAGCTGGGGAGCCCGAGGCACCGGAGCACCACAGTG gggaggagaaggcgGACGCAGAGGAGACCCGGCTCTCCCTGGAGCTGCGGGACTCCTTCGCCTTCCTGGACAGCCAGGAGACGTGGCTGGAGGGCGTCGGGGACATGGAGCCAGCGGCACGGTCCCTGCTGTCGGACACTGGCCCCGGGGACGGCTCGGGGTTCCCGGCCATAGAGGAGGGGATGGAGAGCGCGTTCATGAAC CCAGGGGAGCCCCCTGTGGAGCAGCCTGCCAGCTACCTCTCCATCGAGGAGTGCATGGATGAGGAGATGTTCTTCATGGCTCCCAGCGGCTCCGACGCCGAGGACCCTGCCGGGGATACTGACTCGGATGACATGTTCCTCAGCGCCCATGATGACCTCAGCCCGCTGGTGGTGTCACTGGAGCCCCTCGACCAGCTGCCAGGCGAGGGTACGGCCCCAGAGACCGCATCACCGCCCCAACCCGGTGCTGACAGCACCGTCGTGCCACAGGACAAGTCTCCAGCGCCGGGGCCGGCAGGGACATGCCCCGTGGAGGAGGATGCTCCGGGTGAGGGGGAGCACCCCGGGGACCCTGCTGGGGTGCCAGCAGAGGTGGGGGCACCAGGCACCGGGCAGCCCCCAGGGGAGGGgagtggaggggagggggctgcggacagtggctccagccccagcagaacTGACTCCAACACTGAAGCCAGCCTGGAGGGGGAGGCCGGAGGAGTTGGCAGCCatgtgggagcagggctggttCCCGACACATCGGCTGGGGAAGTCGAAGAGGATGGAGCTGGCTCTGGTCCCCCCACCTCAGAGGAGCCTGAGGAGGACAAACCCCAGCTTTTTCCGGCGTCCCCTCCAACCTCCTCCCTAGAGGAGCCCCCCGAGGAGCCAGAGCAGCCCCCATGCCCGGGGCCTGTCCCTGAGGCTctcccactgcctgcagccagcgCGGCAGGGACCAGTGCCACCCCGGGGGGCAGCCCCAGGTCCCCCTCGCTCTCCGCCTCGGCCCCGGAGCTGTGCGGCACCCCCCCTGAGGGCCCACAGCTGAGCCAGGCCGAGccccccggggggctggggcacgcTGAGCCCGCGGCTGTGCTGCGCCGCGACGGCAGCGCCCCGGTGCGCCTGGCTGCCCGCACGGTCAGGGTGCAGCAGGCCCGCTCCGTGCCCGTCGTGCCACCCAAGCCGCAGTTTGCCAaggtcccccctgccctgcagccctgcgcGCCCCTGACCGATGGCGCAGCCCTGGCCACGGCGGGGGatgcagcccccctgccccagcggctccccagccccacggcgCCGGAGGGGTCCCCCCAGCAGCCCGGGGCTGGCAAAGCAGCGGCGGGGGCAAGGAGAGCAGGCtggcgggggggcggcagcATCTCATTTGACGCGGCGGTGGCCATGGCTGCCGAGCAGCAGCTCGCCCAGGCGCCGGTGAGGAGGATCCAGACCTACGGCGGGGGGGAGCTGGTGCCTGCCGCCCCCAAGGCCCTGCCCTTCCACCAGGCCCCCCTGAGGCCACGGCTCCTGCGGCCCCTCAGCTGCATGGCGGCCCCTGAGGGCGAGGCGCCAGGGAGGAGCCGGCTGGGCCTGGCCCGGCCGGCAGCGCAGGTGGAGGGGGCGGCGCTGTCGCAGCTGCAACAGCCGGTGGGCACTGAGGGGGCAGCGGGTGAGCGCTGA
- the ARHGAP30 gene encoding rho GTPase-activating protein 30 isoform X2, which yields MEEARLVKIKEVLKELPVPHYRTLEFLMRHLLHMASYSSQTNMHARNLAIVWAPNLLRSKDIEATGFNGTAAFMEVRVQSIVVEFILTHVEQLFGDAPLRGGESSRRSLLLGGGGPGDGQPPPYHVPAVLSQGDGPPPIRPYHTIIELSDHRRKGSLKAKKWRSIFNLGRSSHEAKRKLVKTEEKDDKCGKVSLRPAKSMDSLSSVPFASDGADDPRLSKKRSVKQPLQRRESFDTCPSPRESCPELDESLEDQLKGKEEQWGPESEGESSTKSEPTTPKAGQASLVAPGRSPKTTRSRAEKCAGVHISGPFSVTVPFHITSNLSRLTRGLPCPVLAQAAVGRELPASPPPPPRCSAGEPEAPEHHSGEEKADAEETRLSLELRDSFAFLDSQETWLEGVGDMEPAARSLLSDTGPGDGSGFPAIEEGMESAFMNPGEPPVEQPASYLSIEECMDEEMFFMAPSGSDAEDPAGDTDSDDMFLSAHDDLSPLVVSLEPLDQLPGEGTAPETASPPQPGADSTVVPQDKSPAPGPAGTCPVEEDAPGEGEHPGDPAGVPAEVGAPGTGQPPGEGSGGEGAADSGSSPSRTDSNTEASLEGEAGGVGSHVGAGLVPDTSAGEVEEDGAGSGPPTSEEPEEDKPQLFPASPPTSSLEEPPEEPEQPPCPGPVPEALPLPAASAAGTSATPGGSPRSPSLSASAPELCGTPPEGPQLSQAEPPGGLGHAEPAAVLRRDGSAPVRLAARTVRVQQARSVPVVPPKPQFAKVPPALQPCAPLTDGAALATAGDAAPLPQRLPSPTAPEGSPQQPGAGKAAAGARRAGWRGGGSISFDAAVAMAAEQQLAQAPVRRIQTYGGGELVPAAPKALPFHQAPLRPRLLRPLSCMAAPEGEAPGRSRLGLARPAAQVEGAALSQLQQPVGTEGAAGER from the exons ATGGAGGAGGCTCGCCTGGTGAAGATCAAGGAGGTGCTGAAGGAGCTGCCGGTGCCCCACTACAG GACGCTGGAGTTCCTGATGAGGCACCTCCTGCACATGGCGTCCTACAGCAGCCAGACCAACATGCACGCCAGGAACCTGGCTATCGTCTGGGCGCCCAACCTGCTGCG GTCAAAGGACATTGAGGCGACAGGGTTCAACGGCACGGCAGCATTCATGGAGGTGCGGGTCCAGTCCATTGTGGTGGAGTTCATCCTCACCCACGTCGAGCAGCTCTTCGGGGACGCGCCTCTCCGTG GTGGCGAGTCCTCCCGGCGATCCCTGCTGCTAggcgggggggggccgggggatGGGCAGCCCCCACCGTACCATGTGCCGGCCGTGCTCAGCCAGGGCGATGGGCCCCCCCCGATCCGGCCCTACCACACCATCATTGAGCTCAGCGACCACAG GAGGAAGGGGTCCCTCAAGGCCAAGAAGTGGAGGTCCATCTTCAACCTGGGCCGCTCCAGCCACGAGGCCAAGCGCAAGCTGGTGAAGACAGAGGAGAAAG ATGACAAGTGCGGTAAAGTGAGCTTGCGGCCAGCCAAGAGCATGGACTCGCTCAGCTCCGTCCCCTTCGCCAGTGACG GTGCAGATGACCCTCGGCTGAGCAAGAAGCGGTCAGTGAAGCAGCCGCTGCAGCGCCGGGAGAGCTTCGACACCTGCCCGTCGCCACGGGAGAGCTGCCCCGAGCTGGATGAGAGTCTGGAGGACCAgctgaaggggaaggaggagcagtGGGGCCCTGAGTCGGAGGGTGAAAGCAGCACCAAGTCAGAGCCCACCACCCCCAAAGCCGGCCAGGCCTCACTGGTGGCCCCCGGCCGCTCACCCAAGACCACCCGCAGCCGTGCTGAGAAGTGTGCGGGGGTCCACATCTCTGGCCCCTTCTCCGTCACCGTCCCCTTCCACATCACCTCCAACCTCTCCCGCCTGACGCGGGGGCTGCCGTGCCCAGTGCTGGCCCAGGCGGCCGTGGGCAGAGAGCTGCCcgccagccccccgccgcccccccgctgCTCAGCTGGGGAGCCCGAGGCACCGGAGCACCACAGTG gggaggagaaggcgGACGCAGAGGAGACCCGGCTCTCCCTGGAGCTGCGGGACTCCTTCGCCTTCCTGGACAGCCAGGAGACGTGGCTGGAGGGCGTCGGGGACATGGAGCCAGCGGCACGGTCCCTGCTGTCGGACACTGGCCCCGGGGACGGCTCGGGGTTCCCGGCCATAGAGGAGGGGATGGAGAGCGCGTTCATGAAC CCAGGGGAGCCCCCTGTGGAGCAGCCTGCCAGCTACCTCTCCATCGAGGAGTGCATGGATGAGGAGATGTTCTTCATGGCTCCCAGCGGCTCCGACGCCGAGGACCCTGCCGGGGATACTGACTCGGATGACATGTTCCTCAGCGCCCATGATGACCTCAGCCCGCTGGTGGTGTCACTGGAGCCCCTCGACCAGCTGCCAGGCGAGGGTACGGCCCCAGAGACCGCATCACCGCCCCAACCCGGTGCTGACAGCACCGTCGTGCCACAGGACAAGTCTCCAGCGCCGGGGCCGGCAGGGACATGCCCCGTGGAGGAGGATGCTCCGGGTGAGGGGGAGCACCCCGGGGACCCTGCTGGGGTGCCAGCAGAGGTGGGGGCACCAGGCACCGGGCAGCCCCCAGGGGAGGGgagtggaggggagggggctgcggacagtggctccagccccagcagaacTGACTCCAACACTGAAGCCAGCCTGGAGGGGGAGGCCGGAGGAGTTGGCAGCCatgtgggagcagggctggttCCCGACACATCGGCTGGGGAAGTCGAAGAGGATGGAGCTGGCTCTGGTCCCCCCACCTCAGAGGAGCCTGAGGAGGACAAACCCCAGCTTTTTCCGGCGTCCCCTCCAACCTCCTCCCTAGAGGAGCCCCCCGAGGAGCCAGAGCAGCCCCCATGCCCGGGGCCTGTCCCTGAGGCTctcccactgcctgcagccagcgCGGCAGGGACCAGTGCCACCCCGGGGGGCAGCCCCAGGTCCCCCTCGCTCTCCGCCTCGGCCCCGGAGCTGTGCGGCACCCCCCCTGAGGGCCCACAGCTGAGCCAGGCCGAGccccccggggggctggggcacgcTGAGCCCGCGGCTGTGCTGCGCCGCGACGGCAGCGCCCCGGTGCGCCTGGCTGCCCGCACGGTCAGGGTGCAGCAGGCCCGCTCCGTGCCCGTCGTGCCACCCAAGCCGCAGTTTGCCAaggtcccccctgccctgcagccctgcgcGCCCCTGACCGATGGCGCAGCCCTGGCCACGGCGGGGGatgcagcccccctgccccagcggctccccagccccacggcgCCGGAGGGGTCCCCCCAGCAGCCCGGGGCTGGCAAAGCAGCGGCGGGGGCAAGGAGAGCAGGCtggcgggggggcggcagcATCTCATTTGACGCGGCGGTGGCCATGGCTGCCGAGCAGCAGCTCGCCCAGGCGCCGGTGAGGAGGATCCAGACCTACGGCGGGGGGGAGCTGGTGCCTGCCGCCCCCAAGGCCCTGCCCTTCCACCAGGCCCCCCTGAGGCCACGGCTCCTGCGGCCCCTCAGCTGCATGGCGGCCCCTGAGGGCGAGGCGCCAGGGAGGAGCCGGCTGGGCCTGGCCCGGCCGGCAGCGCAGGTGGAGGGGGCGGCGCTGTCGCAGCTGCAACAGCCGGTGGGCACTGAGGGGGCAGCGGGTGAGCGCTGA
- the USF1 gene encoding upstream stimulatory factor 1 isoform X1 gives MKGQQKAAETEEGTVQIQEGAVATGEDPTSVAIASIQSAATFPDPNIKYVFRTENGGTQVMYRVIQVADGQLDGQTEGTSAISGYPATQSMTQAVIQGAFTSEDAVETEATATETHYTYFPTTAVADTSTSAGAGTTATAVVTTQNSEALLGQPTPTGQFFVMMSPQEVLQGGVQRSIAPRAHPYSPKSEAPRATRDEKRRAQHNEVERRRRDKINNWIVQLSKIIPDCSMENTKSGQSKGGILSKACDYIQELRQSNHRLSEELQGLDQLQMDNEVLRQQVEDLKNKNLILRAQLRQHGVEIVIKNDSH, from the exons ATGAAGGG gcagcagaaagcagccgAGACAGAAGAGGGAACGGTGCAAATCCAGGAAG GTGCAGTGGCCACAGGTGAGGATCCCACCAGCGTCGCCATTGCCAGCATCCAGTCCGCGGCCACCTTCCCTGACCCCAACATCAAGTATGTCTTTCGCACAGAGAACGGCGGGACGCAG GTGATGTACAGGGTGATCCAAGTGGCCGACGGACAGCTGGACGGACAGACAGAGGGCACCAGCGCCATCAGCGGCTACCCCGCCACCCAGTCCATGACTCAG GCTGTCATCCAGGGCGCCTTCACCAGTGAGGATGCGGTGGAGACTGAGGCCACGGCCACCGAGACTCATTACACCTATTTCCCCACCACGGCCGTGGCTgacaccagcacctctgccGGCGCGGGGACCACAGCCACCGCTGTTGTCACCACGCAGAACTCGGAGGCCCTCCTGGGGCAGCCCACCCCCACAG GGCAATTCTTCGTGATGATGTCACcccaggaggtgctgcagggcGGAGTGCAGAGGTCCATCGCCCCCCGCGCCCACCCCTACTCCCC GAAGTCGGAGGCGCCACGGGCCACCCGGGATGAGAAGCGCCGGGCGCAGCACAACGAAG TGGAGCGCCGGCGCAGGGACAAGATCAACAACTGGATCGTGCAGCTCTCCAAGATCATCCCCGACTGCTCCATGGAGAACACCAAGTCGGGACAG AGCAAGGGTGGGATCCTCTCCAAAGCCTGCGACTACATCCAGGAGCTGCGGCAGAGCAACCACCGCCTCTCCGAGGAGCTGCAGGGCCTCGACCAGCTCCAGATGGACAACGAGGTGTTGCGGCAGCAG GTGGAGGATCTGAAGAACAAGAACCTGATCCTGCGGGCGCAGCTCCGCCAGCACGGCGTGGAGATAGTCATCAAGAATGATAGCCACTGA
- the USF1 gene encoding upstream stimulatory factor 1 isoform X2 → MKGQQKAAETEEGTVQIQEVATGEDPTSVAIASIQSAATFPDPNIKYVFRTENGGTQVMYRVIQVADGQLDGQTEGTSAISGYPATQSMTQAVIQGAFTSEDAVETEATATETHYTYFPTTAVADTSTSAGAGTTATAVVTTQNSEALLGQPTPTGQFFVMMSPQEVLQGGVQRSIAPRAHPYSPKSEAPRATRDEKRRAQHNEVERRRRDKINNWIVQLSKIIPDCSMENTKSGQSKGGILSKACDYIQELRQSNHRLSEELQGLDQLQMDNEVLRQQVEDLKNKNLILRAQLRQHGVEIVIKNDSH, encoded by the exons ATGAAGGG gcagcagaaagcagccgAGACAGAAGAGGGAACGGTGCAAATCCAGGAAG TGGCCACAGGTGAGGATCCCACCAGCGTCGCCATTGCCAGCATCCAGTCCGCGGCCACCTTCCCTGACCCCAACATCAAGTATGTCTTTCGCACAGAGAACGGCGGGACGCAG GTGATGTACAGGGTGATCCAAGTGGCCGACGGACAGCTGGACGGACAGACAGAGGGCACCAGCGCCATCAGCGGCTACCCCGCCACCCAGTCCATGACTCAG GCTGTCATCCAGGGCGCCTTCACCAGTGAGGATGCGGTGGAGACTGAGGCCACGGCCACCGAGACTCATTACACCTATTTCCCCACCACGGCCGTGGCTgacaccagcacctctgccGGCGCGGGGACCACAGCCACCGCTGTTGTCACCACGCAGAACTCGGAGGCCCTCCTGGGGCAGCCCACCCCCACAG GGCAATTCTTCGTGATGATGTCACcccaggaggtgctgcagggcGGAGTGCAGAGGTCCATCGCCCCCCGCGCCCACCCCTACTCCCC GAAGTCGGAGGCGCCACGGGCCACCCGGGATGAGAAGCGCCGGGCGCAGCACAACGAAG TGGAGCGCCGGCGCAGGGACAAGATCAACAACTGGATCGTGCAGCTCTCCAAGATCATCCCCGACTGCTCCATGGAGAACACCAAGTCGGGACAG AGCAAGGGTGGGATCCTCTCCAAAGCCTGCGACTACATCCAGGAGCTGCGGCAGAGCAACCACCGCCTCTCCGAGGAGCTGCAGGGCCTCGACCAGCTCCAGATGGACAACGAGGTGTTGCGGCAGCAG GTGGAGGATCTGAAGAACAAGAACCTGATCCTGCGGGCGCAGCTCCGCCAGCACGGCGTGGAGATAGTCATCAAGAATGATAGCCACTGA
- the F11R gene encoding junctional adhesion molecule A has protein sequence MAGAARRDGPGPRAPVLLVLGAAAVSLVGAQVTSENREVPEHKPADIPCSAYRFGLSNPRIEWKFQKGSSLVLFYYGGELTDSYKNRVQFSPNVIHFSTVTREDTGKYICEVVGSGNQIAKSEVNLIVQVPPAKPVAHVPTSATIGSKAVLRCTETDGSPPPTFRWYKDSMLMPPNPKTSPTFRNSSYTLDPATGELIFEPLSGFDTGDYYCEATNNVGSPQKSAVVHMEASEVNVGGIVAAVVVLLMVLALMAFGIWFAYSRGFFKRKDTAGKKVIYSQPSHRSEGEFKQTSSFLV, from the exons ATggcgggagcggcgcggcgggacGGCCCCGGGCCCCGGGCCCCGGTCCTGCTGGTGCTCGGTGCGGCGGCCG TGTCCCTGGTCGGAGCCCAGGTCACCTCTGAGAACAGAGAAGTGCCTGAACATAAGC CTGCTGACATCCCCTGCTCAGCGTATCGGTTCGGCTTGAGCAACCCCCGCATCGAGTGGAAGTTCCAGAAGGGCTCCTCGCTGGTGCTTTTCTACTATGGGGGGGAGCTGACAG ACTCGTACAAGAACCGGGTCCAGTTCTCGCCCAACGTCATCCACTTCAGCACGGTGACACGGGAGGACACAGGGAAGTACATCTGCGAGGTGGTGGGGAGCGGCAACCAGATCGCCAAGTCGGAGGTGAACCTCATCGTCCAAG TGCCGCCTGCCAAGCCGGTGGCCCATGTCCCCACCTCGGCCACCATCGGCAGCAAGGCCGTGCTGCGCTGTACCGAGACGGATGGCTCGCCGCCCCCCACCTTCCGCTGGTACAAGGACAGCATGCTGATGCCtcccaaccccaaaaccagccCGACCTTCAGGAACTCCTCCTATACCCTGGACCCCGCCACGGGGGAGCTG ATCTTTGAGCCTCTCAGTGGCTTCGATACTGGCGACTACTACTGTGAGGCAACGAACAACGTGGGATCCCCGCAGAAATCGGCCGTTGTCCACATGGAAGCCA GTGAAGTCAACGTGGGCGGCATCGTGGCTGCAGTCGTGGTGCTGCTGATGGTGCTGGCGCTCATGGCCTTCGGCATCTGGTTTGCCTACAGCCGCGGCTTCTTCA agagaaaaga CACCGCCGGCAAGAAGGTGATTTACAGCCAGCCCTCGCACCGCAGCGAA GGAGAATTCAAGCAGACGTCCTCCTTCCTGGTGTGA
- the KCNJ10 gene encoding ATP-sensitive inward rectifier potassium channel 10, which produces MTSATKVYYSQTTQTDSRPLIGSGLRRRRVMTKDGRSNVRMEHIADKRFLYLKDLWTTFIDMQWRYKLVLFSATFAGTWFAFGVIWYLVAVVHGDLLEFDPPANHTPCVMQVHTLTGAFLFSLESQTTIGYGFRYISEECPLAIVLLITQLVLTTIMEIFITGTFLAKIARPKKRAETIKFSQNAVVAQHNGKTCLMIRVANMRKSLLIGCQVTGKLLQTHLTKEGESVRLNQVNVDFQVDTSSDSPFLILPLTFYHVVDDASPFRDMALRTGEGDFELVVILSGTVESTSATCQVRTSYLPEEILWGYEFTPAISLSASGKYVADFSLFDQVVKVTAPCCLHETVRFGDPEKVKLEESLREAAEREREGAPLSVRISNV; this is translated from the coding sequence ATGACATCTGCCACCAAGGTGTACTACAGCCAGACCACGCAGACCGACAGCCGCCCGCTCATCGGCTCGGGGCTGCGCCGGCGCCGGGTGATGACCAAGGATGGCCGCAGCAATGTGCGGATGGAGCACATCGCCGACAAGCGCTTCCTGTACCTCAAGGACCTGTGGACCACCTTCATCGACATGCAGTGGCGGTACAAGCTGGTCCTCTTCTCCGCCACCTTTGCCGGCACCTGGTTCGCCTTTGGTGTCATCTGGTACCTGGTGGCTGTGGTCCACGGGGACCTGCTGGAGTTCGACCCACCGGCCAACCACACGCCGTGCGTCATGCAGGTGCACACCCTCACCGGCgccttcctcttctccctggaGTCCCAGACCACCATTGGCTATGGCTTCCGCTACATCAGCGAGGAGTGTCCCCTCGCCATCGTCCTGCTCATCACCCAGCTGGTCCTCACCACCATCATGGAGATCTTCATCACTGGCACCTTCCTGGCCAAGATCGCCCGGCCCAAGAAACGCGCTGAGACCATCAAGTTCAGCCAGAATGCGGTGGTGGCCCAACACAATGGCAAGACCTGCCTGATGATCCGCGTGGCCAACATGCGCAAGAGCCTCCTCATTGGCTGCCAGGTGACGGGCAAGCTCCTGCAGACCCATCTCACCAAGGAGGGCGAGAGCGTCCGCCTCAACCAGGTCAACGTGGACTTTCAGGTGGACACCTCCTCCGACAGCCCCTTCCTCATCCTGCCCCTCACCTTCTACCACGTGGTGGATGACGCCAGCCCCTTCCGGGACATGGCCCTACGGACGGGTGAAGGCGACTTTGAGCTGGTGGTCATCCTCAGTGGCACGGTGGAGTCCACCAGCGCCACGTGCCAGGTCCGCACCTCCTACCTGCCCGAGGAGATCCTCTGGGGCTACGAGTTCACCCCGGCCATCTCCCTCTCAGCCAGCGGCAAGTACGTGGCCGACTTCAGCCTCTTCGACCAGGTGGTGAAGGTGACGGCGCCCTGTTGTCTCCACGAGACCGTCCGGTTTGGGGACCCCGAGAAGGTGAAGCTGGAGGAGTCGCTGCGGGAGGCAGCGGAGCGGGAGCGGGAGGGAGCACCCCTGAGTGTCCGCATCAGCAATGTTTGA